One part of the Mya arenaria isolate MELC-2E11 chromosome 3, ASM2691426v1 genome encodes these proteins:
- the LOC128228528 gene encoding NAD-capped RNA hydrolase NUDT12-like, with product MIECCRFSISISRRIAITTRTMSSVVQKDFIERLFKGAASGSMDDVRLFLKGTFDVNVKNERGWTALMFAARNGHMGVVKELLQHGCDTTVINSTGQTALDMALFWNHADVARILQTDSHQANPDDNPRNYFSLNPLNRCSEKRKDKTWLRNKVLADNTRFIAFHNLSVLATKLPKGTSSQRYELARVEMKDIELYMAANPVTVFLGIEQTNRHTPLTFEEPGLFAVDLSLAEEDKVLSLMPDSILMPGYPAAMQLRPEEAGIYAEARSMLAWHDRYQFCPTCGSPSRLEEGGYKRVCEDMECRSHNGVHNTCYPRTDPSAIMLVVSPDGKRCLLGRSKRFPAKMFSCLAGFMEPGETIEDTVRREVEEESGVIVDRVEYHSSQPWPFPASLMLGCIAYATTDHIKLDEEEMEDARWFSRPEVVQMLTRQHPQGLFVPPEQAVAHQIIKTWVRRTANL from the exons ATGATAGAATGCTGCCGTTTTTCGATTAGTATATCAAGACGAAT AGCGATAACGACAAGAACAATGTCATCCGTCGTGCAGAAAGATTTTATTGAAAGGTTGTTCAAGGGGGCAGCTTCCGGGTCCATGGATGATGTCAGACTATTCTTGAAGG GCACGTTTGACGTGAATGTGAAGAACGAGCGGGGATGGACGGCGCTAATGTTTGCGGCCCGAAACGGTCACATGGGTGTGGTCAAGGAGTTGCTTCAACATGG atGTGATACCACAGTGATCAACAGTACCGGACAGACGGCGCTGGACATGGCACTATTCTGGAACCACGCGGATGTGGCCCGGATCCTGCAGACCGACAGCCATCAGGCGAACCCCGACGATAACCCCCGGAACTACTTCTCCCTTAACCCGCTCAATAGGTGCTCCGAAaagcgcaaagacaaaacctgGCTGAGGAATAAAGTACTTGCAGATAATACCAGGTTTATTGCATTCCACAATCTAAGCGTCCTTGCTACTAAATTACCAAAAGGGACATCGTCACAGCGTTACGAATTAGCGAGGGTCGAAATGAAGGACATAGAATTGTACATGGCTGCTAATCCGGTAACAGTATTTCTTGGAATTGAACAAACAAATAGGCATACACCGTTGACGTTCGAGGAGCCAGGGTTGTTTGCTGTAGATCTTTCTTTAGCGGAAGAAGACAAAGTTCTTTCCTTGATGCCGGACAGTATTTTAATGCCCGGATATCCGGCAGCCATGCAGCTTAGACCGGAAGAGGCGGGTATATATGCGGAAGCGCGGTCAATGTTGGCGTGGCACGACCGCTACCAGTTCTGTCCAACGTGCGGCTCGCCGTCGCGACTGGAGGAGGGCGGATATAAGCGGGTCTGTGAAGATATGGAGTGCCGGAGTCACAATG gCGTTCATAATACATGCTACCCGAGGACCGACCCGTCCGCCATCATGCTGGTCGTGTCACCAGATGGCAAACGGTGTCTGCTAGGTAGGAGCAAGCGATTTCCCGCCAAGATGTTCTCGTGCCTTGCCGGCTTCATGGAACCAG GTGAAACCATAGAGGATACAGTTCGCCGGGAAGTTGAAGAAGAGAGTGGGGTGATTGTTGACCGGGTGGAATATCACTCGAGCCAACCCTGGCCCTTCCCCGCCAGTCTCATGCTGGGCTGTATAGCTTACGCCACCACAGACCACATCAAG cTGGACGAGGAAGAGATGGAGGATGCGCGGTGGTTCAGCCGACCGGAAGTGGTTCAGATGCTAACGCGGCAGCATCCTCAGGGACTTTTTGTGCCGCCTGAACAGGCCGTCGCCCACCAGATCATCAAAACATGGGTCCGGAGAACGGCTAACTTGTGA
- the LOC128226614 gene encoding uncharacterized protein LOC128226614 isoform X1, which produces MLSISKLEAAAVGAGVALSMYNGGGLLCLLDFIVGVCLQNNFLKNETLHWYRKADPGLWCSLMFPCILNLLGRQDFLSSLFVPLSYLCCMLIYARLWEKVNIQSLLLSVYIIARFTTVLWSTWRDLDGVTCILGLAGAVVYSKLLYIVPQTFPGSFTFGEACISSQLYIALWNAVATILLSTQDVCALQKLIFCVFVSVHVAVVVVWVCQYHNITPTTLWACLVGAGLACVGFTAAVLGVQQGKGLLQELFFEETAVCLLIWWSGLVILSVVIVCFYGQVTVQLKPKQNRNPLKSANKYQKIEPTTVTNEQASEEESAQELKQYSEIQTLSSSKTAPSKNDINPDTRKNSCSPVSTATRKYFHLAMLLVYFPGLVFHPKLLYLASVVATGVLVLIEYARYSQFPGVGSTLHTYLSVFLDPQDQGEIILTPIYLILGCSLPLWISYSTVGVVSLPCFAGLLSIGVGDSAASIVGKHFGIHKLDECEKSYEGTLASVIFQLVAFYGLFLSDVADTSVFSPGVVLVVMLNACLEASTKQIDNLVVPLFTFMTMIATVK; this is translated from the exons ATGTTGAGCATTTCCAAACTAGAGGCTGCTGCAGTTGGAGCTGGTGTTGCCTTGTCCATGTACAATGGGGGAG GGCTTTTATGTTTGTTGGACTTCATAGTGGGTGTGTGCCTTCAGAATAACTTCTTGAAAAATGAGACATTACATTG GTACCGCAAGGCTGACCCAGGCCTCTGGTGTTCTCTCATGTTCCCCTGCATTCTCAACCTGCTGGGCAGACAAG aCTTTCTGTCAAGCCTGTTTGTGCCACTATCTTACCTCTGCTGCATGCTGATATACGCCCGTCTGTGGGAGAAAGTCAACATACAAAGCCTACTTCTGTCTGTTTACATCATAGCCAGATTCACAACAGTGCTGTGGTCAACATGGAGGGACTTAGATG gTGTGACTTGTATTCTGGGGTTGGCAGGGGCGGTGGTGTACAGTAAGTTGCTGTATATAGTTCCTCAAACTTTCCCTGGGAGCTTCACATTTGGAGAGGCCTGCATTTCAAGCCAGCTGTACATCGCTCTATGGAACGCTGTGGCAACTATTCTGCTGTCCACTCAG GATGTTTGTGCTCTGCAAAAGCTGATATTT TGTGTGTTTGTAAGTGTACATGTGGCAGTGGTCGTGGTTTGGGTATGTCAGTACCACAACATAACCCCCACCACACTTTGGGCATGTCTAGTCGGGGCTGGGCTGGCTTGTGTAGGTTTTACTGCGGCTGTCCTTGGGGTTCAACAGGGAAAAGGGCTTTTACAGGAATTGTTCTTCGAAGAAACAGCA GTGTGTCTTCTCATTTGGTGGTCAGGACTTGTCATCTTAAGTGTAgtcatagtttgtttttatgGACAAGTGACAGTACAGTTAAAACCAAAACAGAATCGAAACCCTCTCAAAAGTGCAaacaaatatcagaaaataGAACCAACGACAGTTACTAATGAACAGGCCAGTGAGGAAGAATCTGCTCAAGAGTTGAAACAATACAGTGAAATTCAAACACTATCTTCATCCAAAACTGCTCCATCTAAGAATGACATAAATCCTGACACTAGAAAGAATTCCTGCAGCCCAGTATCAACAGCCACCAGGAAGTACTTCCACCTGGCCATGCTACTGGTCTATTTTCCAGGTCTGGTTTTCCACCCCAAACTTCTCTACCTCGCCTCTGTTGTGGCAACAGGAGTGCTTGTGTTGATAGAG TATGCAAGGTACAGTCAGTTTCCAGGTGTTGGAAGTACATTGCACACCTACCTGTCAGTGTTTTTGGACCCTCAAGACCAGGGGGAGATTATCCTGACTCCAATATACCTCATCCTTGGCTGCTCACTGCCTTTGTGGATCTCATATTCTACAGTTG GTGTGGTCAGTTTGCCCTGCTTTGCTGGCCTTCTTTCCATTGGAGTGGGAGACAGCGCTGCTTCCATTGTAGGAAAACATTTTGGAATCCATAAACTGGACG AGTGTGAAAAATCATATGAAGGGACCCTAGCATCTGTGATATTTCAGCTGGTGGCATTTTATGGCCTCTTTTTGTCGG ATGTGGCAGACACCAGTGTGTTCAGTCCTGGAGTTGTGTTAGTGGTGATGTTAAATGCATGCCTGGAAGCCTCCACCAAACAGATAGACAACCTTGTTGTACCATTGTTCACATTCATGACTATGATTGCAACTGTAAAATAG
- the LOC128226614 gene encoding uncharacterized protein LOC128226614 isoform X2 has product MLSISKLEAAAVGAGVALSMYNGGGLLCLLDFIVGVCLQNNFLKNETLHWYRKADPGLWCSLMFPCILNLLGRQDFLSSLFVPLSYLCCMLIYARLWEKVNIQSLLLSVYIIARFTTVLWSTWRDLDGVTCILGLAGAVVYSKLLYIVPQTFPGSFTFGEACISSQLYIALWNAVATILLSTQDVCALQKLIFVCLLIWWSGLVILSVVIVCFYGQVTVQLKPKQNRNPLKSANKYQKIEPTTVTNEQASEEESAQELKQYSEIQTLSSSKTAPSKNDINPDTRKNSCSPVSTATRKYFHLAMLLVYFPGLVFHPKLLYLASVVATGVLVLIEYARYSQFPGVGSTLHTYLSVFLDPQDQGEIILTPIYLILGCSLPLWISYSTVGVVSLPCFAGLLSIGVGDSAASIVGKHFGIHKLDECEKSYEGTLASVIFQLVAFYGLFLSDVADTSVFSPGVVLVVMLNACLEASTKQIDNLVVPLFTFMTMIATVK; this is encoded by the exons ATGTTGAGCATTTCCAAACTAGAGGCTGCTGCAGTTGGAGCTGGTGTTGCCTTGTCCATGTACAATGGGGGAG GGCTTTTATGTTTGTTGGACTTCATAGTGGGTGTGTGCCTTCAGAATAACTTCTTGAAAAATGAGACATTACATTG GTACCGCAAGGCTGACCCAGGCCTCTGGTGTTCTCTCATGTTCCCCTGCATTCTCAACCTGCTGGGCAGACAAG aCTTTCTGTCAAGCCTGTTTGTGCCACTATCTTACCTCTGCTGCATGCTGATATACGCCCGTCTGTGGGAGAAAGTCAACATACAAAGCCTACTTCTGTCTGTTTACATCATAGCCAGATTCACAACAGTGCTGTGGTCAACATGGAGGGACTTAGATG gTGTGACTTGTATTCTGGGGTTGGCAGGGGCGGTGGTGTACAGTAAGTTGCTGTATATAGTTCCTCAAACTTTCCCTGGGAGCTTCACATTTGGAGAGGCCTGCATTTCAAGCCAGCTGTACATCGCTCTATGGAACGCTGTGGCAACTATTCTGCTGTCCACTCAG GATGTTTGTGCTCTGCAAAAGCTGATATTT GTGTGTCTTCTCATTTGGTGGTCAGGACTTGTCATCTTAAGTGTAgtcatagtttgtttttatgGACAAGTGACAGTACAGTTAAAACCAAAACAGAATCGAAACCCTCTCAAAAGTGCAaacaaatatcagaaaataGAACCAACGACAGTTACTAATGAACAGGCCAGTGAGGAAGAATCTGCTCAAGAGTTGAAACAATACAGTGAAATTCAAACACTATCTTCATCCAAAACTGCTCCATCTAAGAATGACATAAATCCTGACACTAGAAAGAATTCCTGCAGCCCAGTATCAACAGCCACCAGGAAGTACTTCCACCTGGCCATGCTACTGGTCTATTTTCCAGGTCTGGTTTTCCACCCCAAACTTCTCTACCTCGCCTCTGTTGTGGCAACAGGAGTGCTTGTGTTGATAGAG TATGCAAGGTACAGTCAGTTTCCAGGTGTTGGAAGTACATTGCACACCTACCTGTCAGTGTTTTTGGACCCTCAAGACCAGGGGGAGATTATCCTGACTCCAATATACCTCATCCTTGGCTGCTCACTGCCTTTGTGGATCTCATATTCTACAGTTG GTGTGGTCAGTTTGCCCTGCTTTGCTGGCCTTCTTTCCATTGGAGTGGGAGACAGCGCTGCTTCCATTGTAGGAAAACATTTTGGAATCCATAAACTGGACG AGTGTGAAAAATCATATGAAGGGACCCTAGCATCTGTGATATTTCAGCTGGTGGCATTTTATGGCCTCTTTTTGTCGG ATGTGGCAGACACCAGTGTGTTCAGTCCTGGAGTTGTGTTAGTGGTGATGTTAAATGCATGCCTGGAAGCCTCCACCAAACAGATAGACAACCTTGTTGTACCATTGTTCACATTCATGACTATGATTGCAACTGTAAAATAG